One Gemella haemolysans ATCC 10379 DNA segment encodes these proteins:
- a CDS encoding Cof-type HAD-IIB family hydrolase, with the protein MIKLVVTDIDDTLLNSDREISKKNREVIEECKKQDIKVILASGRPDFGMMSIVEDLQLDSYDNYLLSFNGARIANLKTNEVIYEKFLSPERIKFLIDVALENNCDILTYQGGKVLTNRDNEYARIESGLVSAELVISENMKDDIKEGAAKVIILKHPDEAVAVKDKLALELGDEYEVAMSKPFFIELNDKGISKGVSLDSLCKKLGLTNENVMALGDGLNDLSMIEFAGMGVAVDNANPTLKEAANFISKSNDEDGFAYAIEKFVLGKDV; encoded by the coding sequence ATGATAAAATTAGTTGTTACAGATATTGATGATACTCTATTAAATAGTGATCGTGAGATTTCTAAGAAAAATAGAGAAGTAATTGAAGAGTGTAAGAAACAAGATATTAAGGTTATTTTAGCATCGGGTAGACCTGATTTTGGAATGATGAGTATAGTAGAAGATTTACAACTTGATAGTTATGATAACTACTTGCTTTCATTTAATGGTGCTAGAATTGCTAATCTTAAAACGAATGAAGTGATTTATGAGAAGTTTTTATCTCCTGAGAGAATTAAGTTCTTAATAGACGTTGCTTTGGAGAATAATTGTGATATTCTTACTTACCAAGGTGGGAAAGTTCTTACAAATCGTGATAATGAATATGCACGAATTGAGTCTGGTTTAGTAAGTGCAGAATTAGTAATTAGTGAAAATATGAAAGATGATATTAAAGAAGGTGCGGCTAAGGTAATAATTCTTAAACATCCTGATGAAGCTGTTGCGGTGAAAGATAAACTAGCGCTCGAATTAGGTGATGAGTATGAGGTTGCTATGTCTAAACCGTTCTTTATTGAGCTTAACGATAAGGGTATTTCTAAAGGAGTATCTTTAGATTCATTATGTAAAAAACTTGGTTTAACAAATGAGAATGTAATGGCATTAGGTGATGGTCTTAATGATTTAAGCATGATTGAGTTCGCTGGTATGGGAGTTGCGGTTGATAATGCTAATCCTACTTTAAAAGAAGCGGCGAATTTTATTTCTAAGTCAAATGATGAAGATGGTTTCGCTTATGCTATTGAAAAATTTGTTCTTGGTAAAGATGTGTAG
- the rlmH gene encoding 23S rRNA (pseudouridine(1915)-N(3))-methyltransferase RlmH, translating into MKVTLICVGKVKEKFYRDAIKEYEKRLGAYIKLNTIEISDEKVKVENDSEIALAMEKEGNNILLKIKDNQYVITLEILGKNLSSEEFASKIDNLMLTGKSDVALVIGGSYGLSDSVKKRSDFALSFSSMTFPHQMMRVVLLEQVYRAYRIITGASYHK; encoded by the coding sequence ATGAAAGTAACTTTGATTTGTGTAGGTAAAGTTAAGGAAAAATTTTATAGAGATGCTATAAAAGAATATGAAAAACGTCTTGGAGCATATATTAAGTTAAATACTATTGAAATTTCTGATGAAAAAGTAAAGGTAGAGAATGATTCAGAAATAGCTCTTGCGATGGAAAAAGAGGGGAATAACATATTATTAAAAATTAAAGATAATCAATATGTTATTACTTTGGAAATTTTAGGTAAGAATTTATCAAGTGAAGAATTTGCTTCAAAAATTGATAATTTAATGCTTACAGGTAAGAGTGATGTGGCATTAGTAATTGGTGGAAGTTATGGTCTTTCTGATAGTGTGAAAAAGCGTAGTGATTTTGCATTATCGTTTAGTAGTATGACGTTTCCACATCAAATGATGCGTGTTGTTTTACTTGAACAAGTATATAGAGCTTATCGTATAATAACAGGCGCAAGTTATCATAAATAA